From Chryseobacterium joostei, the proteins below share one genomic window:
- the ffh gene encoding signal recognition particle protein, with protein MFNSLQDKLDKALHNISGRGKITEINVAETVKEIRRALVDADVNYKVAKDLTKRVQDKALGENVLTSLTPGQLMTKIVHDELVDLMGGSHEGINLSGKPSVILIAGLQGSGKTTFSGKLAHYLQTKRNKKPLLVACDVYRPAAIDQLKVLGGQINVPVYTEDGATNPSTIAENAINFAKANNHDVVIVDTAGRLAIDEQMMNEIKSVHYFIKPQETLFVVDSMTGQDAVNTAKAFNEALNFDGVVLTKLDGDTRGGAALTIRSVVEKPIKFISTGEKMEALDLFYPERMADRILGMGDVVSLVERAQEQFDEEEAKKLHKKIAKNEFGFDDFLKQINQIKKMGNMKDLMGMIPGVGKAIKDVEISDDAFKHIEAIIYSMTPDERRRPSIINTQRKNRIAKGAGRKIEDVNQLMKQFEQMGKMMKMMQGPQGKQMMQMMSKMPNMPGMGGMFGK; from the coding sequence ATGTTTAATAGTTTACAGGATAAATTAGACAAGGCATTACATAATATTTCCGGACGTGGAAAAATTACCGAAATCAATGTAGCGGAAACCGTAAAGGAAATCCGTAGAGCATTGGTGGATGCCGACGTTAACTATAAAGTAGCAAAGGATCTTACGAAAAGAGTTCAGGATAAGGCATTAGGAGAAAACGTTCTTACTTCGCTTACTCCGGGACAATTGATGACGAAAATTGTTCATGATGAACTCGTAGATCTAATGGGAGGCTCTCACGAAGGAATTAATCTTTCGGGAAAACCATCTGTGATCCTTATCGCAGGTCTTCAAGGTTCCGGTAAGACCACTTTCTCCGGAAAACTTGCTCATTATTTACAAACAAAAAGAAATAAAAAGCCTTTATTGGTAGCATGTGACGTGTATCGTCCCGCTGCAATTGACCAGCTTAAGGTATTAGGAGGACAGATTAACGTTCCTGTATATACAGAGGATGGAGCCACTAATCCTTCTACTATCGCTGAAAATGCCATCAATTTTGCAAAGGCAAACAATCACGATGTAGTAATTGTGGATACTGCAGGTCGTTTAGCGATTGATGAGCAGATGATGAACGAGATTAAGTCTGTACATTACTTCATTAAGCCACAGGAAACACTTTTTGTAGTGGATTCCATGACAGGTCAGGATGCTGTGAATACTGCCAAAGCGTTCAACGAGGCCCTGAACTTTGACGGGGTTGTTCTTACCAAATTAGATGGTGATACAAGAGGGGGGGCCGCATTAACGATCCGCTCTGTTGTTGAAAAACCAATCAAATTCATATCTACAGGAGAAAAAATGGAAGCCCTGGATCTTTTCTACCCGGAAAGAATGGCAGACAGAATCCTGGGAATGGGGGACGTTGTTTCCTTAGTAGAAAGAGCACAAGAGCAGTTTGATGAAGAAGAAGCTAAAAAACTTCACAAAAAAATTGCTAAAAACGAGTTTGGTTTTGATGATTTCCTTAAGCAGATCAATCAAATCAAGAAAATGGGTAACATGAAAGACCTTATGGGAATGATTCCTGGGGTTGGAAAAGCAATTAAGGATGTAGAGATCAGCGACGATGCATTTAAACATATTGAAGCAATCATCTACTCTATGACTCCTGATGAGAGAAGAAGACCATCCATTATCAATACTCAGAGAAAGAATAGAATTGCAAAAGGTGCAGGAAGAAAGATTGAAGATGTAAACCAGCTGATGAAACAATTCGAGCAAATGGGTAAAATGATGAAGATGATGCAAGGTCCTCAAGGAAAGCAAATGATGCAGATGATGAGCAAAATGCCAAACATGCCTGGAATGGGTGGAATGTTTGGAAAATAA
- a CDS encoding SAM hydrolase/SAM-dependent halogenase family protein translates to MSIITLTSDFGNLDYRVAAVKGKILSLNPEVNIIDITHDIQAFNLIQTSYIVRNAYKYFPKGSIHILSVDSFYHKSRKNIIYKADGSYFLASDNGLLSLIFFDIKPEAIYELTLNNRFDDIIDFTSTDIFVPAAVHLANGGLPEVIGRKIDTAKQLMFPRAVYNESEGMIIGEVTYIDNFGNIISNINKDFFENISKAYNGFTIKFRNLSLSRIFSSHTEVVSDWERETEFHGQSAAIFNDSQLLELTIYKGSKKNGAKSLFGLNVGENIYIEFS, encoded by the coding sequence ATGTCAATTATTACCCTTACTTCGGATTTCGGAAATTTAGATTACAGAGTTGCCGCTGTGAAAGGCAAGATTCTGTCTCTAAATCCAGAGGTTAATATTATTGATATAACCCACGACATCCAGGCATTCAATCTTATACAGACCTCATACATTGTAAGAAACGCTTACAAATACTTTCCAAAAGGAAGTATTCATATTCTTTCTGTGGATAGTTTTTACCATAAATCAAGGAAAAATATTATTTATAAAGCAGACGGTTCTTACTTTCTGGCATCAGACAACGGGCTTTTGAGCCTTATATTTTTTGATATTAAACCTGAAGCCATCTATGAACTCACGCTAAATAATCGTTTTGATGATATCATCGACTTTACTTCCACAGACATTTTTGTTCCGGCAGCCGTACATTTGGCCAATGGAGGTCTTCCTGAAGTTATCGGAAGAAAAATAGATACCGCAAAGCAATTAATGTTTCCAAGGGCCGTTTATAATGAGTCTGAGGGAATGATCATTGGTGAGGTTACCTATATTGATAATTTCGGAAATATAATCTCAAATATCAACAAAGATTTCTTTGAAAATATCAGCAAAGCATACAACGGTTTTACCATAAAATTCAGAAACTTGAGTCTTTCGAGGATATTTTCCAGCCATACGGAAGTAGTTTCAGACTGGGAAAGAGAGACAGAATTTCACGGGCAGTCAGCCGCTATTTTCAATGACAGTCAGTTATTGGAGCTTACGATCTATAAAGGAAGTAAGAAAAACGGCGCGAAAAGCCTGTTTGGATTGAATGTAGGGGAAAATATCTACATTGAATTCAGCTAA
- a CDS encoding porin family protein has product MKKILLASAIALFAGLNAQTSFGVKGGYALSTLNSNENSFELDEAGGSLKSKSGFYIGALVEHKINSKFAFQGEVEYANLGGKMEVSIPGLPGVKVTEKMNFNRIVIPISARYYATPELAVYGGPYVSFKASNTVKIDVSGAMVTNQAALDEGERRIENFLDDSLKSTDFGLFFGADYKVYKGLFVDARYSFGLTNMIKNPVNDEKLKMNFFQLGVGYKFK; this is encoded by the coding sequence ATGAAAAAAATCTTATTGGCATCTGCAATTGCTTTATTTGCAGGATTGAATGCACAGACAAGTTTTGGGGTAAAAGGAGGCTATGCCTTATCCACATTAAATTCCAATGAAAATAGTTTCGAGCTTGATGAAGCAGGAGGTAGCTTAAAGTCTAAATCCGGATTTTATATCGGAGCATTGGTGGAACATAAAATCAATAGTAAATTTGCTTTTCAGGGAGAAGTAGAATACGCTAATCTTGGAGGAAAAATGGAGGTTTCAATTCCTGGGTTACCAGGTGTTAAAGTAACTGAAAAAATGAACTTTAACAGGATTGTAATTCCTATTTCTGCAAGATATTATGCAACACCTGAATTGGCTGTTTATGGAGGCCCTTATGTGAGCTTTAAAGCAAGTAATACGGTTAAGATTGATGTGAGTGGTGCGATGGTGACTAATCAGGCTGCACTTGATGAAGGAGAAAGAAGAATAGAAAACTTCTTGGATGATTCTCTAAAGTCTACAGATTTTGGTTTATTCTTCGGTGCTGATTATAAAGTGTACAAGGGTCTGTTTGTAGATGCACGCTATAGCTTTGGATTAACTAATATGATTAAAAATCCCGTTAATGACGAAAAACTAAAGATGAATTTCTTTCAGCTTGGAGTAGGGTATAAGTTTAAATAA
- a CDS encoding PhoH family protein produces the protein MFELKYDLEDIDAKIFYGVSNQYFNLIKSSFPTLKITGRDHVIFAMGNQEVLDILKQKLDDIVKFISKNNSIGLKDVENILNIKDENEKQLIFDQDIIVKGVNGKIIKAKTTNLKKLVKETEKKDMVFAIGPAGTGKTYTSVALAARALRDKEVKRIILTRPAVEAGESLGFLPGDLKEKLDPYLQPLYDALRDMIPHEKLEGFMEKKVIEVAPLAFMRGRTLDDAFVILDEAQNTTHAQMKMFLTRMGMNAKFIITGDPSQIDLPKNQQSGLKEAMRILNGVNEIGFVHLTEEDVVRHPVVRKIILAYNDEDKRVRND, from the coding sequence ATGTTTGAATTAAAATATGATTTGGAAGATATTGATGCGAAAATCTTCTATGGAGTTAGTAACCAATATTTCAACTTAATAAAATCAAGCTTTCCAACCCTTAAGATTACAGGAAGAGATCACGTTATCTTTGCCATGGGAAATCAGGAGGTTTTAGATATATTAAAGCAAAAACTGGACGATATTGTAAAGTTTATCTCTAAAAACAACTCAATAGGACTGAAAGATGTTGAAAATATTCTCAATATTAAAGATGAAAATGAGAAGCAGCTTATCTTCGATCAGGATATTATTGTAAAAGGGGTAAACGGGAAAATTATTAAGGCTAAGACAACCAATCTTAAAAAACTGGTAAAGGAGACCGAGAAAAAAGATATGGTTTTTGCCATTGGTCCTGCCGGAACCGGAAAGACATATACCAGTGTGGCATTGGCCGCAAGAGCTTTAAGGGATAAAGAAGTGAAAAGGATTATCCTGACAAGACCGGCTGTAGAAGCGGGGGAGAGCCTTGGATTTTTACCTGGAGACCTTAAAGAGAAGCTGGATCCGTATTTACAGCCTTTATATGATGCTCTTCGTGATATGATTCCTCATGAAAAGCTAGAGGGATTCATGGAGAAAAAAGTAATTGAGGTTGCTCCATTGGCTTTTATGAGAGGACGTACCCTTGATGATGCCTTTGTGATTCTTGATGAAGCGCAAAACACTACGCATGCTCAAATGAAAATGTTCCTGACAAGGATGGGAATGAATGCCAAGTTTATCATTACAGGAGACCCAAGCCAGATTGACCTTCCGAAAAATCAGCAATCAGGTTTGAAAGAAGCCATGAGGATTCTGAACGGAGTAAATGAGATTGGTTTTGTGCATCTTACAGAGGAAGATGTGGTAAGACACCCTGTTGTTAGAAAAATTATCCTTGCCTATAATGATGAGGATAAAAGAGTAAGAAATGACTAG
- the atpB gene encoding F0F1 ATP synthase subunit A, whose product MNRKISSLFFAFLFVFISGLASAQHESEGEKLAEKVENKEAQDSFNATKMIMEHIGDSNEWHLWTTKDDSGEEHHVSIPLPIIIKDNEGWHTFLSSSIAHGHEHDGYTLEHGQVVSTKGVEKATLFSIISGKQKSNEVFFDLSITKNAASMFLSVIFMAVVFIGMARNYKKSQLPKGIGKLMEPVIVFIRDEVAIPNIGSVKYKRYMPYLLTAFFFIWFNNLFGLVPFFPGGANLTGNIAITAVLGIITLLITLFSANKDYWKHIFMPPVPILLYPIMVPIEIIGIFTKPFALMMRLFANITAGHIMILAIISLIFIFKSPFLGFASVPLALFVSVLELLVAALQAYIFTVLSALFIGIAVAEHDHEHGHEEHAH is encoded by the coding sequence ATGAACAGAAAAATTTCTTCATTATTTTTCGCATTTTTATTTGTGTTTATTAGTGGTTTAGCTTCTGCGCAACACGAATCTGAAGGAGAAAAGTTAGCTGAAAAAGTAGAGAACAAAGAGGCACAGGATAGCTTCAATGCGACCAAGATGATCATGGAGCACATTGGTGATTCAAATGAATGGCATTTATGGACTACAAAAGATGATAGTGGTGAAGAACATCACGTTTCTATCCCTTTGCCTATTATCATTAAGGATAATGAAGGATGGCATACTTTTCTTTCAAGCAGTATAGCTCACGGACACGAACATGATGGGTATACTTTAGAGCACGGACAAGTAGTTTCTACTAAAGGTGTTGAAAAAGCAACTTTATTTTCAATCATCAGTGGGAAGCAAAAATCAAACGAAGTGTTTTTTGATCTTTCAATAACAAAAAACGCAGCTTCAATGTTTCTGTCAGTGATTTTTATGGCAGTAGTGTTCATAGGAATGGCGAGAAATTACAAGAAGTCACAACTTCCAAAAGGGATTGGGAAATTAATGGAGCCGGTAATTGTATTTATCAGAGATGAAGTGGCTATTCCAAACATCGGGTCAGTAAAGTATAAAAGATATATGCCTTATTTATTAACGGCTTTCTTCTTTATCTGGTTCAATAACCTATTCGGATTGGTGCCGTTCTTTCCTGGAGGAGCTAACCTTACTGGTAACATTGCAATCACAGCTGTATTAGGTATCATTACATTATTAATTACATTATTCAGTGCGAACAAAGATTACTGGAAGCACATCTTTATGCCACCAGTTCCAATCTTATTGTATCCAATCATGGTTCCAATCGAGATTATCGGAATCTTTACAAAGCCTTTCGCTTTGATGATGCGACTTTTCGCTAACATTACAGCAGGACACATTATGATCTTGGCGATCATTTCATTGATCTTCATTTTCAAATCTCCATTCTTAGGGTTTGCATCAGTTCCATTAGCATTATTTGTTTCTGTATTGGAATTATTAGTTGCTGCATTGCAAGCATATATCTTCACTGTATTATCCGCATTATTTATCGGTATTGCAGTTGCAGAACACGACCATGAGCACGGTCACGAAGAGCACGCTCACTAA
- a CDS encoding outer membrane beta-barrel protein, translated as MKKILLAGAVALFGLSNAQIAKGTTYVSGQLGYSQNENNNNDTKIESFKVLPTVGYFVNTNLAVGLGVGYKNDNNTLTTTTGTNPLFVSENKITESAFVVAPFVRKYWTLADKLYIFGQLEVPMAFGQNKVEGTTTATTTTGAGTTVATTSVSDKSNFTSIGVNIKPGLDYFLNKNWTIEATIGEFGYNTYKQNVDGAKRVNDYNFGLNLSSVTFGVKYVFAK; from the coding sequence ATGAAAAAAATATTATTAGCGGGTGCTGTTGCACTTTTCGGTTTATCAAATGCTCAGATTGCTAAAGGTACTACATATGTTTCAGGACAATTAGGGTATTCTCAGAACGAAAATAACAATAACGATACTAAAATTGAGAGCTTCAAAGTTCTTCCTACAGTAGGTTATTTCGTAAACACTAACTTAGCAGTAGGTTTAGGTGTAGGTTACAAAAATGATAACAATACATTAACTACAACTACAGGAACTAACCCTTTATTTGTAAGTGAAAATAAAATTACTGAATCTGCATTCGTTGTAGCTCCATTTGTAAGAAAATACTGGACTTTAGCTGACAAATTATACATCTTTGGTCAATTAGAAGTTCCAATGGCATTTGGACAAAACAAAGTTGAAGGAACTACTACAGCTACAACTACAACAGGAGCTGGAACTACTGTAGCTACTACATCTGTATCTGACAAATCTAACTTCACTTCTATCGGAGTTAACATTAAGCCAGGTTTAGATTATTTCTTAAACAAGAACTGGACTATTGAAGCTACTATTGGTGAGTTTGGATACAATACTTACAAGCAAAATGTAGACGGAGCTAAGAGAGTTAACGATTATAACTTCGGATTGAATTTATCTTCTGTAACTTTCGGAGTTAAATATGTATTTGCTAAGTAA
- a CDS encoding porin family protein, producing MKKLLLTAAVAVLGISVNAQEFKFGPKAGYSLSMLKASGEGKTYNFDAKSTFYAGAMAEYKFNDKFAVQGEVLYSPIGGKQEEAVSYNLMGVDVTGTEKSDWKLGTVQVPVSAKYYVTENLAFGVGLNVGIIISAKIKTTATLSGTALGQPFSDSTSETEDVKSHMNKLNLAPFAGAEYTLENGLFFDARYNLGVSNLMKKEDGENGTLKNSFVQVGVGFKFGGN from the coding sequence ATGAAAAAACTTTTACTTACTGCAGCAGTCGCTGTACTGGGAATTTCTGTAAATGCACAAGAATTCAAATTCGGACCTAAGGCTGGATACTCTTTATCAATGCTTAAAGCAAGTGGAGAAGGGAAAACTTACAATTTCGATGCAAAGTCTACTTTCTACGCAGGAGCTATGGCTGAATATAAATTCAATGATAAGTTTGCTGTACAGGGAGAAGTTTTATACTCTCCAATAGGTGGTAAACAAGAAGAAGCGGTTTCTTATAACTTAATGGGTGTTGACGTTACAGGTACTGAAAAGTCCGATTGGAAATTAGGAACTGTACAGGTTCCTGTGAGTGCAAAATATTATGTAACTGAAAACTTAGCTTTCGGAGTTGGTCTTAATGTGGGTATTATCATTTCAGCGAAAATAAAAACTACAGCAACATTATCAGGAACAGCGCTAGGTCAACCTTTCTCTGACTCAACAAGTGAAACTGAAGATGTGAAAAGCCACATGAATAAGTTGAATTTAGCTCCTTTTGCTGGCGCTGAATACACTCTTGAAAACGGATTATTCTTTGACGCAAGATATAACTTAGGTGTTTCTAATCTTATGAAGAAAGAAGATGGAGAAAACGGAACGTTAAAAAATAGCTTCGTTCAAGTAGGTGTTGGTTTCAAATTTGGAGGAAACTAA
- a CDS encoding dihydrolipoamide acetyltransferase family protein, with product MAEYKLLLPSMGEGVMEATIITWLFNEGDNVKEDDSVVEIATDKVDSDVPTPVSGKIVKILKQKDEVAKVGEAIAILEIEGEGTASEEVKTETPAATPDTETLTTIEQPLQTAAASNVEFSGDLYLSPLVKSIAQQENISETELKTIKGSGLEGRITKEDILAYVANRGSQPAQQAAPVQEATMPKPAVSAPTATIPVSAGDEIIPMDRMRKIIAENMVKAKHIAPHVTSFIETDVTNVVKWRNKNKAIFEKREGEKLTFMPIFVKAIVKAIQDFPMINVSISGDNIIKKKNINIGMATALPDGNLIVPVIKNADQLSLSGLAKAINDLAYRARNKKLRPEDTQGATYTISNVGSFGNLMGTPIIPQPQVAILAIGAIVKKPAVLETADGDVIAIRNLMFMSHSYDHRVVDGSLGGMMLKHVHDYLENWDLNTEI from the coding sequence ATGGCAGAATACAAATTATTGCTTCCTTCCATGGGAGAAGGGGTTATGGAAGCGACAATTATCACTTGGTTATTCAATGAAGGTGATAACGTAAAAGAAGATGACTCTGTAGTAGAAATTGCAACAGATAAAGTAGATTCAGACGTTCCGACACCGGTTTCGGGGAAAATCGTAAAAATTTTAAAACAAAAAGACGAAGTTGCAAAAGTAGGTGAGGCCATTGCTATTTTAGAAATTGAAGGAGAGGGCACTGCATCAGAGGAAGTAAAAACTGAAACTCCGGCTGCTACTCCGGATACTGAAACATTAACAACAATTGAACAGCCTTTACAAACTGCTGCTGCTTCAAATGTAGAATTCTCAGGAGATCTTTACTTATCTCCACTTGTAAAATCAATTGCACAACAGGAAAATATTTCTGAAACTGAGCTTAAAACCATTAAGGGAAGCGGTTTAGAAGGAAGAATTACTAAGGAAGATATATTAGCGTATGTTGCCAACAGAGGAAGCCAACCTGCTCAACAGGCTGCTCCGGTACAGGAAGCAACTATGCCAAAACCGGCAGTTTCTGCGCCTACAGCTACTATTCCGGTGAGCGCTGGTGATGAGATCATTCCTATGGACAGAATGAGAAAGATCATCGCTGAAAACATGGTGAAAGCAAAACACATTGCTCCACACGTAACTTCTTTCATTGAAACAGACGTTACCAACGTTGTAAAATGGAGAAATAAAAATAAGGCGATCTTCGAAAAACGTGAAGGTGAAAAACTTACTTTCATGCCAATCTTTGTAAAAGCGATTGTAAAAGCGATTCAGGATTTCCCAATGATCAATGTTTCTATAAGCGGTGATAACATCATCAAAAAGAAAAACATCAACATTGGTATGGCGACTGCTCTTCCAGACGGTAACCTTATTGTTCCTGTAATCAAAAATGCAGATCAGTTATCACTTTCCGGTCTTGCAAAGGCAATCAATGACTTAGCTTACAGAGCAAGAAACAAAAAATTAAGACCTGAAGATACTCAGGGAGCAACTTATACAATTTCTAACGTAGGAAGCTTTGGAAACCTTATGGGAACTCCAATTATTCCTCAGCCTCAGGTTGCTATTTTGGCAATAGGAGCTATTGTGAAGAAGCCGGCTGTTCTTGAAACCGCAGATGGTGATGTAATTGCTATCAGAAACTTAATGTTCATGTCTCACTCTTACGATCACAGAGTGGTAGACGGTTCTCTAGGTGGAATGATGCTGAAGCATGTTCACGATTATCTTGAAAACTGGGATCTGAACACAGAAATATAA